A window of the Lolium perenne isolate Kyuss_39 chromosome 7, Kyuss_2.0, whole genome shotgun sequence genome harbors these coding sequences:
- the LOC127311735 gene encoding E3 ubiquitin-protein ligase RING1-like, with amino-acid sequence MSSSSSALPRPPPPQRYYCHQCDCAVPIPAPASPDDDVFCPLCAGGFVEELLDENPSSPPPPPPPSQSPFFPLSSFLDLRHPSDLAGVLGPPSPSAPRASASASAAQFDVTDFLHGHLGGILSGGATIQIVLEGSSFPAGAVFGGGGAGGLNLGDYFMGSGLEQLIQQLAENDPNRYGTPPTAKAAVAALPDVAVSADMMAADGGAQCAVCMDDFELGAAAKQLPCNHVFHKDCILPWLELHSSCPVCRHELPTDDPDHDNRQASAAPAAAALASPGAPSPRVMERRFRISLPWPLRAAFGAHAAESGEPDADGSGDNNDAHRSYDDLD; translated from the coding sequence ATGTCTTCGTCCTCGTCGGCCctgccgcggccgccgccgccgcagcgctACTACTGCCACCAGTGCGACTGCGCCGTCCCCATCCCCGCCCCGGCCTCCCCCGACGACGACGTCTTCTGCCCGCTCTGCGCCGGTGGATTCGTCGAGGAGCTCCTCGACGAAAACCCTAgctccccaccgccgccgccgccgccttcccagTCGCCCTTCTTCCCCTTGTCCAGCTTCCTCGACCTCCGCCACCCCAGCGACCTCGCCGGCGTCCTCGGGCCCCCATCCCCGTCCGCGCcccgcgcctccgcctccgcctccgccgcccagTTCGACGTCACCGACTTCCTCCACGGCCACCTCGGCGGCATCCTCTCCGGCGGCGCTACCATCCAGATCGTCCTCGAGGGCTCCTCCTTCCCCGCCGGAGCagtcttcggcggcggcggcgccgggggGCTCAACCTCGGCGACTACTTCATGGGATCCGGCCTCGAGCAGCTCATCCAGCAGCTGGCCGAGAACGACCCCAACCGCTACGGCACCCCGCCCACCGCCAAGGCCGCCGTCGCCGCGCTCCCCGACGTCGCCGTCTCTGCTGACATGATGGCTGCCGACGGGGGCGCCCAGTGCGccgtctgcatggacgacttcgAGCTCGGCGCCGCTGCCAAGCAGCTCCCCTGCAACCACGTCTTCCACAAGGACTGCATCCTCCCCTGGCTCGAACTGCACAGCTCCTGCCCTGTCTGCCGTCACGAGCTGCCCACCGACGACCCCGACCATGACAACCGCCAGGCCTCTGCCGCTCCTGCAGCTGCGGCGCTGGCATCCCCTGGTGCCCCTTCGCCGAGGGTGATGGAGAGAAGGTTCAGGATATCGCTGCCTTGGCCTCTTAGGGCTGCGTTCGGTGCACATGCCGCCGAGAGCGGCGAACCCGACGCCGATGGTTCTGGAGACAACAACGATGCACATCGCTCCTACGATGATCTCGACTGA